One Moorella sp. E308F genomic region harbors:
- a CDS encoding transglycosylase domain-containing protein, translating into MAPPKKRKRKLNVFRALLLTLLVLAVVLVGAGAGFTIGVIRTMPDWQPDKLQLAMTTFIYDKDGQLVEELHGEQNRIVVPLEKIPKDLQNAVIATEDARFYQHHGVDLKAILRALWINLRSGSIREGGSTITQQLAKNAFIENPERTLKRKIQEALMAIELERTYTKEEILESYLNIVYLGPGTYGVEAAARLYFGKSVSDLDLAECAMLAGLIQSPANYDPRSKGNEEAAKNRQAQVLNNMVKYGYITPEQAEKAKAEKLEYREASKTQAEKFPYFIDAVIDEAGRLLESQGIEAAELYRGGLKIYTTLDTKIQAEMEKVYQDKSNFPPSSPDRLIESAMVVLDPRTGEVRGLVGGRDYTTRRGFNRAIQAERQPGSTIKPLVVYAPALEKGYPPAFVIDDVPVTYPGTPKPFTPVNYDGRYRGLISMREAVRWSVNIPAVKMLNSIGIDTGYEFGRRLGLPLKPEDRNLALALGGLTTGVSPLQMAAAYGAFANQGVYITPHFVTRITDRNGQDLIVNKPQRREVMSEQVAYLMTDMLETVVMAGTGKNAQIGRPAAGKTGTTSLPDTPEYRGLKGEKDAWFVGYTPELVGAVWMGYDKTDPKHYLKSVAGGGYPALIWKKVIGAALKDQPVQDFPRPSGIIYADVDAKSGLLPSDLTPREFIVKEVFTQSMLPKKVSDVWVQVQVCTTTGQLASPNCPDVTTGVFLKRPDGYNGPVKPEDAYLEAPTEVCTLHGGKGSDRPGLVSICTDPRHGAELFLANIPKPGEGGGCPPQYVKQVQLPPEKTPTRYCDLPDHRLSKDTLGPGNEETGPPAPNLTAHLEVGPNVSQPRVILRWELPWKDDFLFSIERSNQGSSRKSLAIVKDTTYTDTSVKPGFTYRYRVIALDEKNKSSTPSNEVTIAIPRR; encoded by the coding sequence ATGGCACCCCCGAAAAAACGAAAGCGCAAATTAAACGTTTTCCGTGCCCTGTTGCTGACCCTGCTGGTCCTGGCTGTGGTGCTGGTGGGCGCCGGCGCTGGTTTTACCATTGGCGTCATCCGTACTATGCCTGACTGGCAACCTGACAAACTCCAGCTGGCCATGACAACATTTATTTACGATAAAGACGGCCAGCTTGTCGAAGAGCTGCATGGTGAACAAAACCGCATTGTTGTGCCCCTGGAAAAAATTCCTAAAGACCTGCAGAATGCTGTCATCGCAACCGAGGACGCCCGTTTTTATCAGCATCACGGTGTAGACTTAAAAGCCATTCTCCGGGCATTGTGGATTAATTTGCGGAGCGGCAGCATCCGCGAGGGCGGTAGTACCATTACCCAGCAGCTGGCTAAAAATGCCTTCATTGAGAATCCTGAACGCACCTTGAAACGTAAGATTCAGGAAGCTTTAATGGCCATTGAACTGGAACGCACCTACACCAAAGAAGAAATCCTGGAAAGTTATCTAAACATTGTTTACCTTGGACCCGGTACTTACGGGGTAGAAGCGGCGGCGCGGTTATACTTTGGTAAATCTGTGTCTGACCTGGATCTTGCCGAGTGTGCCATGCTGGCCGGCCTGATTCAGAGCCCGGCCAACTATGATCCCCGTTCTAAAGGCAATGAGGAAGCTGCCAAAAACCGCCAAGCGCAAGTGCTGAACAATATGGTCAAGTACGGCTATATTACCCCCGAACAGGCAGAAAAGGCCAAGGCGGAAAAACTGGAGTACCGCGAAGCCTCCAAAACACAGGCCGAAAAATTTCCCTACTTTATCGACGCCGTTATTGATGAAGCCGGCCGCCTGCTGGAAAGCCAGGGTATTGAAGCCGCCGAGCTTTACCGGGGCGGCCTGAAAATTTATACTACCCTCGATACCAAAATCCAGGCCGAAATGGAAAAAGTTTATCAGGATAAATCCAATTTTCCTCCCAGCAGTCCCGACCGCCTGATTGAAAGCGCCATGGTGGTCCTGGACCCCCGCACCGGTGAAGTACGGGGCCTGGTCGGCGGCCGGGATTATACTACCAGGCGGGGCTTCAATCGGGCCATCCAGGCTGAACGCCAGCCTGGTTCTACCATCAAGCCTCTGGTTGTCTATGCCCCGGCCCTGGAAAAGGGGTACCCCCCGGCCTTTGTCATCGATGACGTGCCGGTTACCTACCCCGGTACACCCAAACCCTTTACCCCGGTCAATTACGACGGCCGCTACCGGGGGCTCATCAGCATGCGGGAGGCCGTGCGGTGGTCCGTCAATATTCCCGCTGTTAAAATGCTTAATTCTATCGGCATCGATACGGGCTATGAATTCGGTCGCCGCCTGGGCTTGCCCTTAAAGCCGGAGGACCGTAACCTGGCCCTGGCCCTGGGGGGCCTGACTACCGGCGTCTCCCCCCTGCAAATGGCTGCTGCCTACGGTGCTTTTGCCAACCAGGGGGTATACATCACCCCTCACTTCGTGACCAGGATTACCGATCGTAATGGCCAGGACTTAATCGTCAACAAGCCCCAGCGACGGGAGGTCATGAGCGAGCAGGTTGCCTACCTCATGACTGATATGCTGGAAACCGTCGTTATGGCCGGTACCGGTAAAAATGCCCAGATAGGCCGGCCGGCAGCGGGTAAAACAGGTACCACCTCCCTGCCAGATACGCCGGAATACAGGGGCCTTAAAGGGGAAAAGGACGCATGGTTTGTCGGCTATACCCCCGAACTAGTAGGAGCCGTCTGGATGGGCTATGACAAGACCGATCCCAAACACTACTTGAAAAGTGTTGCTGGCGGCGGTTACCCGGCTCTAATCTGGAAGAAGGTAATCGGTGCTGCTTTAAAGGATCAACCCGTTCAGGACTTCCCCCGCCCCAGCGGCATAATCTATGCCGATGTCGATGCCAAGTCGGGCCTCTTGCCCAGCGACCTGACACCCAGGGAGTTTATCGTCAAAGAAGTCTTTACCCAAAGCATGTTACCCAAGAAAGTCTCCGATGTCTGGGTCCAGGTCCAGGTCTGCACCACCACCGGCCAGCTAGCTTCGCCCAATTGCCCGGATGTAACGACGGGGGTCTTTTTAAAGCGACCCGACGGCTATAACGGCCCGGTGAAACCGGAAGACGCCTACCTGGAAGCGCCAACGGAGGTCTGTACCCTCCACGGCGGCAAAGGCAGTGACAGGCCGGGGCTGGTAAGCATCTGTACTGACCCCCGCCACGGCGCGGAACTTTTCCTCGCCAATATCCCGAAACCCGGGGAAGGTGGGGGCTGCCCGCCCCAGTACGTGAAGCAGGTCCAGCTGCCCCCGGAAAAAACTCCTACCCGGTACTGCGACCTGCCCGATCACCGGCTAAGTAAAGATACATTGGGGCCGGGAAACGAGGAGACAGGTCCGCCGGCCCCCAATCTAACGGCTCATTTGGAAGTAGGCCCCAACGTCAGCCAGCCCAGGGTAATTCTGCGCTGGGAGCTTCCCTGGAAGGATGATTTCCTCTTTTCTATCGAGCGCAGCAACCAGGGCTCCAGCCGCAAGAGCCTGGCCATAGTAAAAGATACCACATATACCGATACCAGCGTAAAACCCGGCTTTACCTACCGTTACCGGGTCATTGCCCTGGATGAGAAGAATAAGTCCAGTACGCCGTCAAATGAAGTCACTATCGCCATCCCCAGGCGATAG
- a CDS encoding endonuclease MutS2 has translation MNKTFLKLELDKILQRLEEKCVSPLGAELARALQPVRDIEEVRNRIKATSEAEQVLRRYPDIPFSNIHDIRPQVARAAVGGLLEEEELLQVAATMSGGRRVRQYLLGQDGNWPVLRETANRIGDFRDLEKAIGQAIGPDGEVMDQATPRLLALRQQIRKTQERIKERLDGYLRSAEMQKYLQDNLYTIRNDRYVLPVKQEYRHQVPGLIHDQSASGATLFIEPMALVELNNELRRLKMAEAREIEAILRHLSNLIGREKERLEITLAALGELDFTLAKGYLSLEMAAIEPRLNNEGRWRIYRGRHPLLQGKVVPVSLTLGEDFDTLVITGPNTGGKTVTLKTVGLFTLMAQCGLHLPAAEGTEVDPTAAVYADIGDEQSIEQSLSTFSAHMAQIVSILKEVTPGSLVLLDELGAGTDPTEGAALAMAILDYLTNAGARTIATTHYSELKAYAYATPRVENAAVEFDSETLQPTYNLIIGTPGESNAFVIASRLGLSPAIIERARSLLGEENQRVSRLIAGLAEDRRVSAREREQAEILRREAEMTKAELEREKEVWQQQAARQMEKVRQEARGILRQTRAEIREIMARLEKALAEENLRGQQQAVARARRQLKELEDAVEAGLNQYQPAASSQPPENLQVGDKVFLATLGQAGEVLSPPNEQGEVLVQVGILKINVKLKELRLIETEAKAGPEREGIKNGWTVKTVSNNDIRPEIDLRGLTVEEACHRVDAYLDDAVLAGLNQVRLIHGKGTGALRVALQDYLRQHPLVKGFRLGGAGEGGSGVTVVYISR, from the coding sequence TTGAATAAGACCTTTTTAAAATTGGAACTGGATAAAATCCTGCAGCGGTTGGAGGAGAAATGTGTTTCACCCCTGGGAGCGGAGCTGGCCCGCGCCCTGCAACCGGTACGGGACATTGAGGAGGTCCGCAACCGCATCAAGGCCACCAGCGAGGCGGAGCAGGTGCTGCGGCGTTACCCTGACATACCCTTCAGCAATATCCATGATATCCGGCCGCAAGTCGCCCGGGCGGCTGTGGGCGGGCTCCTGGAAGAGGAAGAGTTGTTGCAGGTGGCCGCCACCATGAGCGGGGGGCGGAGAGTGCGGCAGTACCTCCTGGGCCAGGACGGCAACTGGCCGGTGCTGCGGGAGACAGCTAACAGGATTGGTGATTTCCGTGACCTGGAAAAGGCCATCGGCCAGGCTATTGGTCCCGACGGCGAAGTTATGGACCAGGCAACGCCGCGGCTTCTAGCCTTGCGGCAGCAGATCCGTAAGACCCAGGAGAGGATAAAAGAACGCCTGGATGGCTACCTCCGTTCAGCGGAAATGCAGAAGTATCTCCAGGATAACCTGTATACCATCCGCAATGATCGTTACGTCCTGCCGGTCAAACAGGAGTACCGCCACCAGGTGCCGGGCTTGATTCACGACCAGTCGGCCAGCGGAGCGACGCTATTTATCGAGCCCATGGCCCTGGTAGAGCTAAATAACGAACTTCGCCGCTTGAAGATGGCCGAAGCCAGGGAAATCGAGGCCATCCTGCGGCATTTAAGCAACCTCATCGGCCGGGAGAAGGAGAGACTGGAAATTACCCTGGCTGCCCTGGGTGAACTGGACTTTACCCTCGCCAAAGGATACTTAAGCCTGGAGATGGCGGCCATAGAGCCGCGGTTGAATAATGAGGGACGCTGGCGTATCTACCGCGGCCGGCACCCTTTGCTGCAAGGAAAAGTGGTGCCCGTCAGCCTCACCCTGGGCGAAGATTTTGATACCCTGGTCATTACCGGTCCCAACACCGGCGGCAAGACGGTAACGTTAAAGACGGTGGGCCTATTTACCCTTATGGCCCAGTGCGGCCTGCACCTGCCGGCGGCCGAAGGTACGGAAGTCGACCCTACGGCCGCCGTTTATGCCGATATCGGCGACGAGCAGAGCATTGAGCAGTCCTTAAGTACCTTTTCGGCCCATATGGCGCAGATTGTCTCTATTTTAAAAGAGGTAACACCGGGGAGCCTGGTTCTCCTGGATGAACTGGGGGCTGGTACTGACCCGACCGAAGGGGCGGCCCTGGCCATGGCCATTCTGGATTACCTTACGAATGCCGGGGCCAGGACGATTGCCACCACCCACTACAGCGAACTGAAGGCCTATGCTTATGCCACCCCGCGGGTGGAAAACGCCGCCGTCGAGTTTGACAGCGAGACCCTCCAGCCCACATACAACCTGATCATCGGTACTCCGGGTGAGAGCAATGCCTTTGTCATTGCCTCCCGTTTAGGGCTTTCACCCGCCATTATTGAACGGGCCCGGAGCCTCCTTGGCGAAGAAAACCAGCGCGTCAGCCGCCTGATAGCCGGCCTGGCTGAAGATAGGCGGGTGAGTGCCCGGGAACGGGAGCAGGCCGAAATTCTGCGCCGGGAGGCTGAGATGACCAAGGCTGAACTGGAGAGGGAAAAAGAAGTATGGCAGCAGCAGGCGGCCAGGCAGATGGAAAAAGTACGCCAGGAAGCCCGGGGTATCTTAAGGCAAACCAGGGCGGAGATCAGGGAAATCATGGCCCGCCTGGAAAAGGCCCTGGCTGAAGAAAATCTGCGCGGTCAGCAACAGGCAGTAGCCAGAGCGCGGCGGCAACTGAAAGAACTGGAAGATGCCGTGGAAGCCGGGCTGAACCAGTACCAGCCTGCCGCTAGCAGCCAACCACCGGAAAACCTCCAGGTAGGCGACAAGGTTTTCCTTGCGACTCTGGGTCAGGCTGGAGAAGTTCTCAGTCCTCCTAACGAGCAGGGGGAAGTCCTGGTTCAGGTTGGTATTTTGAAAATAAATGTTAAATTAAAGGAACTGCGGCTGATAGAGACGGAAGCCAAGGCAGGGCCTGAAAGGGAAGGCATCAAGAACGGCTGGACAGTAAAGACAGTAAGCAATAACGATATCAGGCCGGAGATCGACCTGCGAGGGCTGACGGTAGAAGAAGCCTGTCACCGGGTTGATGCCTACCTGGATGATGCCGTCCTGGCGGGGTTAAACCAGGTGCGTTTAATCCACGGTAAAGGCACCGGTGCCTTAAGGGTAGCCCTGCAGGATTACCTGCGGCAGCACCCCCTGGTCAAAGGCTTTCGCCTGGGTGGGGCTGGCGAAGGTGGCAGCGGTGTCACCGTGGTGTATATTAGCCGCTAA
- a CDS encoding DUF3656 domain-containing U32 family peptidase, whose amino-acid sequence MTKVELMAPAGSPEALKAAVSNGADAVYLGGKQFNAREGAANFSQEEILAAIDYAHERDTRVYVTVNILLADRELAEALDYLYFLGNARVDGIIVQDLGLATLARKLLPEIPLIGSTQMTVTSAAGAKYLQEQGFKRVVLGRELSLADIKAISRQVEIELEAFVHGALCFSYSGQCLLSSMVGGRSGNRGRCAQPCRLAYTLVDETGRPLELKPEHLLSTRDLYTLDRVPQLIAAGVKAFKIEGRMRRPEYVAVVTRAYRKIIDRYLADPEGFQVLPEEAMEVAQIFNRDFTPGYLDGDPGAELMSYGRPSNRGLYLGRAGRRQGERFLVHLEAPLRQGDGLEVWVSRGGHQGLVVHHIWQGGREVTFAPAGSTVTLDLPPSTRPGDRIFKTSDVELLKEVRRTYTSPREERRLPLTMKVEARAGEPLKLEVVDPQGHRVQARTSVYAEVAERHPLDESVLAEQLGRLGNTPYRLAELTASLAGPVMVPLSELNRVRREAIEKLRQVRLAAWPRRVPPETEFRQGLERLLSRRGRERQGARSVAGKGHDPGNEGVSSAGRQGPRRVPRLAVAVGDLEGARAALAAGAGRVYLTGEVWQGKEPPQEAQLQELMAAAGEKGASVIPALPRIWHETEAAVVTRHLERLAAAGASLFLIAGPGGLQIIKEYGLAGWGDYPFNAFNTWSLKALAGAGLKGVTLSPEMNMEQLWELDPPLPVEAVVHGALPLMISAHCVLGARLGGKRPGQACTAPCRRGRYGLKDRLGLIFPVTTDRQCRFYLYNAREMSLLDHLEEIAALGLEWVRIEAREKPPGYIRRVTGLYHEALAALESGEGGEMLAVLAREAENLAPTGITRGHYFRGVIE is encoded by the coding sequence ATGACAAAGGTAGAACTCATGGCCCCGGCCGGGAGCCCGGAGGCTTTAAAGGCAGCAGTAAGCAATGGTGCGGACGCGGTTTACCTTGGTGGGAAGCAATTCAATGCCCGGGAGGGAGCGGCAAATTTTTCCCAGGAAGAAATCCTGGCGGCCATTGACTACGCCCATGAGCGCGATACCCGCGTTTACGTAACCGTCAATATTCTCCTGGCCGACAGGGAGCTGGCGGAAGCCCTTGATTATCTTTATTTCCTGGGTAACGCCCGGGTGGACGGTATTATTGTCCAGGACCTGGGGCTGGCAACCCTTGCCAGAAAGCTCCTGCCTGAAATTCCTCTCATTGGCAGTACCCAGATGACGGTCACCAGCGCCGCCGGGGCTAAATATTTACAGGAGCAAGGTTTCAAGCGCGTTGTCCTGGGCCGGGAGTTATCCCTGGCCGATATTAAGGCCATCAGCCGCCAGGTGGAAATAGAACTGGAGGCCTTTGTCCACGGCGCCCTCTGCTTTTCTTATTCCGGCCAGTGTTTGCTCAGCAGCATGGTGGGAGGGCGCAGCGGTAACCGCGGCCGCTGCGCCCAGCCCTGCCGTCTGGCCTATACCCTGGTGGATGAAACAGGGCGGCCTCTGGAATTAAAACCGGAACACCTTTTAAGCACCCGTGACCTCTATACCCTGGACCGGGTACCGCAGTTAATAGCTGCCGGGGTTAAGGCTTTTAAAATTGAAGGGCGGATGCGGCGTCCCGAGTATGTGGCCGTAGTTACCAGGGCCTACCGCAAGATTATTGACCGTTACCTGGCCGACCCGGAAGGCTTTCAGGTATTGCCGGAAGAGGCAATGGAAGTAGCCCAGATCTTCAACCGCGACTTTACCCCGGGTTACCTGGATGGGGACCCGGGTGCTGAGCTAATGAGCTATGGCCGGCCCAGCAACCGCGGCCTTTACCTGGGACGAGCCGGTCGGCGCCAGGGCGAGCGCTTCCTCGTTCACCTGGAAGCTCCCCTCCGCCAGGGGGACGGCCTGGAAGTCTGGGTGAGCCGGGGTGGCCATCAAGGACTGGTGGTGCACCACATCTGGCAGGGGGGAAGGGAGGTAACCTTCGCCCCGGCAGGGTCAACGGTGACCCTGGACCTGCCGCCGTCGACCAGGCCCGGGGACCGCATTTTTAAGACTAGCGACGTGGAACTCCTGAAGGAAGTCCGGCGCACCTATACTTCACCCCGGGAAGAGCGGCGCCTGCCTCTGACCATGAAAGTTGAGGCCCGGGCGGGAGAACCTTTAAAGCTGGAGGTTGTTGATCCCCAGGGGCACCGGGTCCAGGCCCGGACTTCTGTGTACGCTGAGGTGGCGGAACGCCACCCCCTGGATGAATCTGTGCTGGCAGAGCAGCTGGGCCGCCTGGGCAATACCCCTTACCGGCTGGCTGAACTCACTGCCAGCCTGGCGGGGCCGGTGATGGTGCCTTTAAGCGAGTTAAACCGTGTCCGCCGGGAGGCTATAGAAAAGTTACGCCAGGTGCGCCTGGCAGCGTGGCCCCGGCGGGTGCCGCCGGAAACAGAATTTCGGCAAGGCCTGGAAAGGCTCCTGTCCCGGAGGGGGCGGGAAAGGCAGGGGGCCAGGTCGGTGGCGGGCAAGGGACACGATCCGGGGAACGAGGGTGTATCCTCAGCCGGAAGGCAGGGCCCGCGAAGGGTGCCGCGCCTGGCAGTAGCCGTGGGCGACCTGGAAGGAGCCCGGGCCGCCCTGGCGGCCGGGGCCGGACGGGTTTATCTCACCGGCGAAGTCTGGCAGGGGAAAGAACCCCCGCAGGAGGCTCAGCTGCAGGAGCTAATGGCTGCAGCAGGAGAAAAAGGAGCGTCAGTCATCCCGGCCCTGCCGCGGATCTGGCATGAGACCGAAGCAGCAGTCGTGACCCGGCACCTTGAAAGGCTGGCTGCTGCCGGAGCCAGCCTTTTCCTCATTGCAGGACCTGGCGGCCTGCAAATTATAAAGGAATACGGTCTTGCCGGGTGGGGCGACTATCCCTTCAATGCCTTCAATACCTGGTCTCTCAAAGCCTTAGCCGGAGCAGGGCTTAAAGGCGTAACCCTTTCCCCGGAGATGAACATGGAACAGCTGTGGGAATTGGATCCTCCTTTACCGGTGGAAGCTGTTGTCCACGGGGCTTTGCCCCTTATGATTTCGGCCCACTGCGTCCTGGGGGCGCGTCTGGGGGGCAAAAGGCCTGGTCAGGCTTGCACCGCTCCCTGCCGGCGGGGACGCTACGGTTTAAAAGACCGCCTGGGCCTGATTTTTCCGGTCACTACCGACCGGCAGTGCCGGTTTTATTTATATAATGCCAGGGAAATGAGCCTCCTCGATCATCTAGAGGAAATTGCCGCCCTGGGCCTTGAATGGGTACGGATTGAAGCCCGGGAAAAGCCTCCTGGCTATATCCGGCGGGTGACGGGCCTGTATCACGAGGCCCTGGCCGCCCTGGAGAGCGGGGAAGGTGGTGAGATGCTGGCTGTTCTGGCCAGGGAAGCGGAAAACCTGGCTCCTACCGGCATCACCCGCGGCCATTATTTCCGGGGAGTAATAGAATAG
- a CDS encoding sigma 54-interacting transcriptional regulator → MEIVKTITGKCRMCYACIRNCPVKAIKVVEGQARVVPELCIACGHCVQVCAQQAKLVEQEIAKVEQFLASGRTIACLAPSFVAEFHPAWPGQVVAALKQMGFAEVHEVAFGAHLVTLEYHRYLQEVGERQGLISTPCPAVVNLVSKYYPRLLPQLVPIVSPMIALGRYLKTKLGPDNRLVFIGPCVAKKGEAVDDEVAGAIDAVLTFLELKEMLAARQIDVSSCGNLDFDSEPAYLGRLYPVGGGLLRSAGIDADILANQVLVIEGREDCLEFLKAVNEGKMMPRMVDMLFCKGCINGPMQENKYSSFRRRKIVAEFTRQGLEQAKPQPLNLEGLNLRREFHDKTVFFPRPSEADIRSILAELGKLTPEDELNCGACGYPSCREKAIAVYHGLAENRMCLPYLIAQLEKSNLHLRQELKVFQGQFGQLVGNSAAMQEVYRLIEKVAKTDATVLIRGESGTGKELVARAIHYHSRRSEAPFISINCAALPETLLESELFGHARGAFTGAVTAKKGLFEEAHEGTIFLDEIGDISLGLQSKLLRVLQEGEFLRVGETRPTRVDVRVLAATNRDLEKAVKEGSFRPELFYRLNVISIWLPPLRERRDDIPLLARHFLEKIGRRLGKEVTGFTSEAMDALVRADWPGNVRELENVIERAVILTEGKKIELGDLPRQFRNLAKGTSGWAYTRGMSFKEAVTAYETSLILQALEESQWVQARAAEILGLKRSTLNEMIKRYNLRPKKK, encoded by the coding sequence GTGGAAATAGTGAAAACTATCACAGGCAAATGTCGTATGTGTTACGCCTGCATCCGTAACTGCCCGGTCAAAGCGATAAAAGTAGTTGAAGGCCAGGCGCGGGTAGTGCCGGAGCTGTGTATAGCTTGCGGTCACTGTGTCCAGGTCTGTGCCCAACAGGCCAAGCTGGTGGAGCAGGAAATTGCCAAAGTAGAGCAATTTCTGGCCTCCGGCCGGACCATTGCTTGCCTGGCGCCTTCCTTTGTGGCCGAATTTCATCCGGCCTGGCCGGGGCAGGTTGTGGCGGCTTTGAAGCAGATGGGGTTTGCCGAAGTCCATGAAGTGGCCTTTGGCGCCCATCTGGTCACACTGGAATACCACCGCTACCTCCAGGAAGTCGGGGAACGCCAGGGCTTGATCAGTACCCCCTGCCCGGCAGTAGTTAACCTGGTCAGCAAGTATTACCCCCGCCTTTTACCCCAGCTGGTGCCTATAGTATCACCCATGATCGCCCTGGGTCGTTATCTTAAAACAAAGCTCGGGCCAGATAACCGCCTGGTCTTTATCGGCCCCTGTGTGGCTAAAAAAGGCGAGGCCGTGGACGATGAAGTGGCCGGTGCTATTGACGCCGTTCTTACCTTCCTGGAACTCAAGGAAATGCTGGCTGCGCGGCAAATCGACGTCTCTTCTTGCGGCAATCTCGATTTCGACAGTGAACCGGCCTACCTGGGCCGGTTGTACCCTGTAGGCGGTGGCCTGCTCAGGAGTGCCGGGATTGATGCCGACATCCTGGCCAACCAGGTCCTGGTGATAGAAGGCCGGGAGGACTGCCTGGAATTTTTGAAGGCCGTTAACGAGGGTAAAATGATGCCCAGGATGGTCGATATGCTCTTCTGTAAGGGCTGTATCAATGGCCCCATGCAGGAGAATAAATATTCCTCCTTCCGCCGGCGCAAAATTGTAGCCGAATTTACCCGCCAGGGATTGGAACAGGCAAAACCCCAACCCCTGAACCTGGAAGGTTTAAACTTACGCCGGGAATTCCATGATAAAACCGTATTCTTCCCCCGTCCCAGCGAGGCTGACATCCGGAGCATCCTGGCCGAACTGGGTAAACTTACACCAGAAGACGAGCTTAACTGCGGTGCCTGCGGTTATCCTTCCTGCCGGGAGAAGGCTATTGCCGTCTACCACGGCCTGGCTGAAAACCGCATGTGCCTGCCCTATCTCATTGCCCAGCTGGAAAAAAGCAATCTGCACCTGCGCCAGGAGCTCAAGGTCTTCCAGGGCCAGTTCGGCCAGCTGGTGGGTAATAGCGCCGCCATGCAGGAAGTCTATCGCCTGATTGAAAAGGTGGCCAAAACTGACGCCACCGTACTCATCCGCGGGGAAAGCGGTACCGGTAAGGAACTCGTGGCCCGGGCCATCCACTACCACAGCCGTCGTAGCGAAGCGCCCTTCATCAGCATTAATTGTGCCGCCCTGCCGGAAACTTTGCTGGAAAGCGAGCTTTTCGGCCATGCCCGGGGCGCCTTCACCGGGGCGGTGACGGCCAAAAAAGGGCTCTTTGAAGAGGCCCATGAAGGCACAATTTTCCTGGATGAAATCGGCGATATCAGCCTGGGACTACAGAGCAAACTTTTACGGGTCCTCCAGGAAGGGGAATTTTTGCGGGTAGGGGAAACGAGGCCCACCCGGGTCGACGTCCGGGTGCTCGCGGCCACCAACCGCGACCTGGAGAAGGCCGTCAAGGAAGGTTCCTTCCGGCCCGAACTTTTCTACCGTCTCAATGTAATCAGCATCTGGCTGCCGCCCTTGCGGGAACGGCGGGACGATATCCCCTTGCTCGCCAGGCATTTCCTGGAAAAGATCGGCCGGCGCCTGGGTAAAGAAGTTACCGGCTTTACCAGCGAGGCCATGGACGCCCTTGTCCGGGCCGATTGGCCGGGCAATGTCCGGGAACTGGAAAATGTCATTGAGCGGGCGGTAATTTTAACTGAAGGGAAAAAAATCGAACTCGGCGACCTGCCGCGCCAGTTCCGTAATCTGGCAAAAGGCACTTCGGGCTGGGCCTATACCAGGGGGATGAGTTTCAAAGAAGCAGTGACGGCCTATGAAACCAGCCTGATACTGCAGGCCCTGGAAGAAAGCCAGTGGGTCCAGGCCCGGGCGGCAGAAATCCTGGGCCTGAAGCGAAGCACCCTTAATGAAATGATCAAGCGTTATAACCTGCGGCCCAAGAAAAAATAG
- a CDS encoding helix-turn-helix transcriptional regulator → MRNEKMYQLRRERGLTQKKVAIAVGITQSAYAMIERGQRYPRKDTMKKLADFFGLTVDELFFSNNNHE, encoded by the coding sequence ATGCGAAATGAAAAAATGTACCAGTTACGCCGGGAACGCGGCCTCACCCAGAAGAAGGTGGCGATAGCTGTAGGGATAACCCAGAGCGCCTATGCCATGATTGAAAGGGGCCAGCGTTATCCCAGAAAGGACACCATGAAGAAACTGGCCGATTTTTTCGGTCTTACTGTAGATGAGCTGTTTTTTAGCAACAATAATCACGAATAG
- a CDS encoding helix-turn-helix domain-containing protein, translated as MKTLGERLAALRKEKALTQAEMARRLNMGQSTIAMYERNKRSPDAETLQKLADFFKVSVDFLLGRVDSPHPISYEPQDEKQRKTTFFLQEPGGRTFLADPLFADLFKRLSELTPQEKAKLAQYWYQALQDIEKERVELCQPGAPDLPTLHNNDKK; from the coding sequence ATGAAAACCCTTGGCGAAAGATTAGCAGCTTTACGTAAAGAAAAAGCCTTAACCCAGGCCGAAATGGCCCGCCGGCTCAACATGGGTCAGAGCACCATTGCTATGTATGAAAGGAATAAGCGTTCCCCCGATGCCGAAACTTTGCAGAAGCTGGCGGATTTTTTTAAGGTATCCGTCGATTTTCTTCTGGGGCGGGTTGATTCTCCCCATCCAATATCTTATGAACCCCAGGATGAAAAGCAGCGAAAAACAACCTTTTTTCTCCAGGAGCCTGGCGGCAGGACTTTTCTTGCCGATCCCCTGTTTGCAGATTTATTTAAGCGCCTTTCTGAACTGACACCTCAGGAGAAAGCAAAACTGGCCCAGTACTGGTATCAGGCCTTGCAGGATATAGAAAAAGAAAGGGTAGAACTATGCCAGCCCGGTGCTCCAGACCTGCCGACCCTTCACAATAATGATAAAAAATGA